One window of the Janthinobacterium sp. PAMC25594 genome contains the following:
- a CDS encoding S24 family peptidase, translating to MATSKEIRIENLRTLVNEFRTADAVAQRAATAPMYLSQILNSAKSSTGTARGVGDKLARKLEAGCGKPEGWMDADHSDDQIEDIPQDHGDPVSTSPAHPLLPGARRVTVGEAIHATIPIKLVTMHLQAGIMGFEVEQNFEDGGTLDVPLQWVEENDYVPHCLIAIKVRGDSMQPLLYQGDIAVVNIADNKKVSGGVYAINFNGEPVIKRLKYEGREWYMTSENGDPRYARRLCRGGDCIIVGRIVRFEARNFKDRL from the coding sequence ATGGCTACATCTAAAGAAATCCGCATCGAAAATCTCCGAACGCTCGTCAACGAATTCAGGACGGCGGACGCCGTGGCTCAACGCGCAGCCACGGCACCCATGTATCTCAGCCAAATACTGAATAGTGCGAAGTCATCTACCGGTACCGCGCGTGGCGTGGGCGATAAGTTGGCTCGCAAGCTGGAGGCCGGTTGCGGCAAGCCGGAAGGTTGGATGGATGCCGACCACAGCGACGACCAGATTGAGGATATTCCTCAAGATCACGGCGATCCCGTGTCTACCTCCCCTGCCCACCCTCTGTTGCCCGGCGCCCGCCGCGTCACCGTAGGCGAAGCCATCCATGCAACGATTCCCATCAAATTGGTCACAATGCACTTGCAGGCCGGGATCATGGGATTTGAAGTGGAGCAAAATTTTGAAGATGGCGGCACCTTAGATGTACCATTGCAATGGGTCGAGGAAAATGATTACGTCCCACACTGTCTTATTGCCATCAAAGTGCGAGGCGATAGCATGCAGCCCCTGCTTTACCAAGGCGATATCGCCGTGGTAAATATCGCAGATAATAAAAAGGTAAGTGGGGGCGTCTACGCCATCAATTTCAATGGCGAGCCTGTCATTAAGCGCCTCAAATATGAGGGGCGCGAATGGTACATGACGTCCGAAAATGGCGACCCACGATACGCAAGAAGGCTTTGCCGTGGCGGTGATTGCATTATTGTTGGGCGCATAGTGCGGTTTGAGGCGCGCAATTTCAAAGACCGCCTCTAA
- a CDS encoding KilA-N domain-containing protein, whose product MNDRVSEELLAEAAGRHAARISGVTTVITAEYKGQGYSFRDDGWFNATEAAQRYGKEPAQWQRLPATIEYVEAFKRRYGEITHVETSRARADRGGGTWLHPKLAVPFARWLDMDFSLWCDEQIDRLLRGDLLNEGGTDELTTVRDRLPLLEVAHHVFTRTGIFYPQTYAAINAAAGSTNYRTMKKGQAARVLPQALRINTGTDTQEDWERLHVSKRELSGDVQLELGFSGPDSDVAV is encoded by the coding sequence ATGAATGATCGCGTTTCCGAAGAGCTGCTTGCTGAGGCGGCCGGGCGCCACGCGGCGCGTATCAGTGGCGTCACGACCGTTATCACAGCCGAATACAAAGGCCAGGGTTACTCATTTCGTGACGACGGATGGTTCAACGCCACCGAGGCGGCGCAGCGGTATGGCAAGGAGCCAGCTCAATGGCAGCGGCTACCTGCAACGATCGAGTACGTGGAAGCCTTCAAGCGTAGATATGGGGAAATCACACATGTAGAAACCAGTCGCGCCCGCGCTGATCGTGGTGGCGGAACTTGGCTACATCCGAAGCTGGCCGTGCCATTTGCGCGCTGGCTTGATATGGATTTCTCGTTATGGTGCGATGAGCAAATAGATCGACTCCTTCGCGGGGATCTACTGAATGAGGGTGGCACCGACGAGTTGACCACTGTGCGCGACCGGCTGCCTCTGCTGGAAGTCGCGCACCATGTATTCACGCGCACCGGAATTTTCTATCCGCAAACCTATGCGGCCATCAACGCGGCAGCTGGCTCGACAAACTACCGCACGATGAAAAAAGGACAGGCTGCGCGCGTGCTGCCGCAGGCGTTGCGCATCAATACTGGAACCGACACGCAGGAGGACTGGGAACGACTGCACGTGAGCAAGCGCGAGCTATCTGGCGATGTGCAGTTGGAACTGGGATTCAGCGGTCCGGATTCGGATGTGGCAGTGTAG